In Streptomyces nojiriensis, one genomic interval encodes:
- a CDS encoding ABC transporter ATP-binding protein, translated as MNTDQPTYEELRRRATAAAEPRTPAGADAAIACDRLVRIFSQDGIEVQALQGLELTVEQGDLLALVGASGSGKSTLLNILAGLDVPTAGSAAVAGYDLLELSARDRLRYRREAVGFVFQQTARNLLPFLTAAQNVALPMQLKGDSPRRGAGARRAARVGEILEALGIGDLAHRHPAQLSGGQQQRVAIAVAMANDPKVLLADEPTGELDSETAAAVFETFRTVNKELGVTVVIVTHDPMVAGEVRRTVAIRDGRTSSEVLRRLVTDEHGEESISEREYVVLDRSGRVQLPPKFLEALGMEHRVAVDLAPDHIELRPDGAH; from the coding sequence TTGAACACCGACCAGCCGACGTACGAGGAGCTGCGCCGCCGGGCGACGGCCGCCGCCGAGCCGCGCACCCCGGCGGGGGCGGACGCCGCGATCGCCTGCGACCGCCTGGTCCGGATCTTCAGCCAGGACGGCATCGAGGTACAGGCCCTCCAGGGGCTGGAGCTGACGGTCGAGCAGGGCGACCTGCTGGCCCTCGTGGGCGCCTCCGGCAGCGGCAAGTCCACCCTCTTGAACATCCTGGCGGGCCTGGACGTCCCCACGGCCGGCAGCGCGGCGGTCGCCGGCTACGACCTGCTGGAACTGTCGGCACGGGACCGGCTGCGGTACCGGCGCGAAGCGGTCGGGTTCGTCTTCCAGCAGACGGCCCGCAACCTGCTGCCGTTCCTGACGGCCGCCCAGAACGTGGCCCTGCCGATGCAGTTGAAGGGCGACAGCCCCCGCCGCGGCGCGGGCGCACGCCGCGCGGCCAGGGTCGGGGAGATCCTTGAGGCCCTCGGGATCGGCGACCTGGCGCACCGGCACCCGGCGCAACTGTCCGGCGGCCAGCAGCAGCGCGTCGCGATCGCCGTGGCCATGGCGAACGACCCCAAGGTGCTGCTCGCCGACGAACCCACGGGCGAACTGGACTCCGAGACGGCCGCGGCGGTCTTCGAGACCTTCCGGACCGTGAACAAGGAACTCGGCGTGACGGTGGTCATCGTGACGCACGACCCGATGGTGGCGGGCGAGGTCCGCCGGACCGTGGCGATCCGCGACGGCCGCACCAGCAGCGAGGTCCTGCGCCGCCTGGTCACGGACGAACACGGCGAGGAATCCATCAGCGAACGCGAGTACGTCGTCCTCGACCGCTCCGGCCGCGTCCAGCTCCCCCCGAAGTTCCTGGAGGCCCTGGGCATGGAACACCGCGTGGCGGTCGACTTGGCCCCGGACCACATCGAACTGCGCCCGGACGGCGCCCACTGA
- a CDS encoding GNAT family N-acetyltransferase — protein MSLRITPLTDPAHGAHSRRLAWLASDADANPVGTAFLRLFDGGQAHLAELTVHVHPVERRQGVGSRLLDTAVAAARDNTRRCVVAQAGAGSPGDHFLPARGFRKVLTLRYSRLPLADVDIPSLAGIIERPHSGYRLASWQGTVPDDLAQTFADSRRAMDDMPMEDTDHGTTTWDVDRVRAAAKAVEQRGDHLHTVVAIDTSNGSIAGFTELVVPGGGTGDAQHYGTGVLPEHRGHGLGRWMKAESIRHAHGHYPDLGGLLTDTADSNTHMRHISDSLGYLPTHTTLQYQLDL, from the coding sequence TTGTCGCTCCGCATCACCCCACTGACCGACCCCGCTCACGGGGCGCACAGCCGACGCCTTGCATGGCTGGCGTCCGACGCCGATGCCAACCCTGTCGGGACGGCCTTTCTGCGCCTGTTCGATGGCGGACAAGCGCACCTCGCCGAACTGACCGTCCACGTCCATCCCGTGGAGCGCCGCCAGGGCGTCGGCTCCCGGCTCCTCGACACTGCCGTGGCCGCCGCCCGGGACAACACCCGGCGCTGCGTCGTGGCGCAGGCCGGGGCCGGATCGCCCGGCGACCACTTCCTGCCGGCCCGCGGCTTCCGCAAGGTCCTCACCCTGAGGTACTCCCGCCTGCCCCTGGCCGATGTGGACATCCCCTCCCTGGCAGGGATCATTGAGCGTCCGCATTCCGGCTACCGGCTGGCGTCCTGGCAGGGAACCGTGCCCGACGATCTCGCCCAGACCTTCGCCGACTCGCGTCGCGCCATGGACGACATGCCCATGGAGGACACCGACCACGGCACCACGACCTGGGACGTGGACCGGGTCCGGGCTGCCGCGAAGGCCGTCGAACAGCGCGGCGACCACCTGCACACCGTCGTCGCCATCGACACCTCCAACGGCTCGATCGCCGGGTTCACCGAACTCGTCGTGCCCGGCGGCGGCACGGGTGATGCCCAGCACTACGGCACCGGCGTGCTGCCCGAGCACCGCGGACACGGCCTCGGCCGCTGGATGAAGGCCGAGTCGATCCGACACGCCCACGGGCACTACCCGGACCTCGGCGGCCTCCTGACCGACACCGCCGACAGCAACACGCACATGAGACACATCAGCGACAGCCTCGGCTACCTGCCCACGCACACGACACTCCAGTACCAGCTCGACCTGTAG
- a CDS encoding ferritin-like domain-containing protein, with protein MTQVLEYESNAIVELLGVLPADRDAEWLKNSLQQAIMVEIATIGPYASALWSIKESNTAVAKSIREIIFDEMTHMGLVCNMLTTIGGTPVLADPKVVPKYERALPGGVRPELIVFLEGLTKDSVEMFSEIERPDHPVAQFSAFATIGAFYTEIEEAFEAHQQLISGDRQIDFSLENHGQGNKIVPIDSIEKVRAAIEIIKEQGEGTSASPENPFPGKPGELAHFYVFREMFRGKKLIKVSENPVVWDFKGDDVPLPPAFPMGRVPEGGWANGGPNVPSPEVQQVLAAFNKHFSEMLRALQAAWVTGDSDMLFPAIGHMGGMRTEARKLVQLELPDGSGKTYGPEFLYVEE; from the coding sequence ATGACCCAGGTCCTTGAGTATGAGAGCAACGCCATCGTCGAGTTGCTGGGTGTTCTCCCGGCGGACCGCGATGCGGAGTGGCTGAAGAACTCCCTTCAGCAGGCGATCATGGTGGAGATCGCGACCATCGGCCCGTACGCGAGCGCCCTGTGGTCGATCAAGGAATCGAATACGGCGGTCGCCAAGAGCATCCGGGAGATCATCTTCGATGAGATGACCCACATGGGACTGGTGTGCAACATGCTCACCACCATCGGAGGGACGCCGGTCCTCGCCGATCCCAAGGTGGTGCCCAAGTACGAGCGTGCGCTGCCGGGGGGTGTGAGACCTGAACTCATCGTCTTCCTGGAGGGGCTGACCAAGGACTCGGTCGAGATGTTCTCCGAGATCGAGCGCCCGGATCACCCGGTCGCCCAGTTCAGCGCCTTCGCCACCATCGGGGCCTTCTATACCGAGATCGAAGAGGCGTTCGAGGCGCATCAGCAGCTGATCAGCGGCGACCGGCAGATCGACTTCTCCCTTGAGAACCACGGCCAGGGCAACAAGATCGTTCCGATCGACAGCATCGAGAAGGTGCGAGCCGCGATCGAGATCATCAAGGAGCAGGGCGAGGGCACCTCCGCCTCACCCGAGAACCCCTTCCCCGGCAAGCCCGGCGAGCTGGCGCACTTCTACGTGTTCCGGGAGATGTTCCGCGGCAAGAAGCTGATCAAGGTGTCGGAGAATCCGGTCGTCTGGGACTTCAAGGGCGACGATGTCCCGCTGCCCCCGGCCTTCCCCATGGGGCGGGTTCCCGAGGGCGGTTGGGCCAACGGCGGGCCGAACGTGCCCTCGCCCGAGGTTCAGCAGGTGCTCGCAGCGTTCAACAAACACTTCAGCGAAATGCTGCGGGCGCTGCAGGCAGCCTGGGTGACGGGTGACTCGGACATGCTGTTCCCGGCGATCGGCCACATGGGCGGGATGCGCACCGAGGCGCGGAAGCTCGTTCAGCTGGAGCTGCCCGACGGCAGCGGGAAGACCTACGGGCCGGAGTTCCTGTACGTCGAGGAGTGA
- a CDS encoding DUF6221 family protein — translation MNDLLKFLVARIMDDNHAYAHVSETMGGEALLDSHLPMLDLTEQLAHEYRAIAPADPRAAGLGYAIRVLAQSYAGHPEYRQEWRPAVIAPDRGP, via the coding sequence ATGAACGACCTCCTGAAGTTCCTCGTCGCACGCATCATGGACGACAACCATGCCTATGCCCACGTGTCCGAAACGATGGGCGGCGAGGCCCTTCTCGACAGCCATCTGCCGATGCTCGACCTGACCGAGCAGTTGGCGCACGAGTACCGGGCCATCGCCCCCGCCGACCCCCGTGCGGCCGGCCTCGGGTACGCGATCCGAGTCCTCGCCCAGTCGTACGCCGGGCATCCCGAGTATCGCCAGGAATGGCGCCCGGCGGTCATCGCACCAGATCGCGGACCATGA
- a CDS encoding patatin-like phospholipase family protein — protein MELETSAGFDRALVLGPGGVVGTAWMAGLVGELVRRGVDLGVADLTVGTSAGAIVGAILTTGQDLGRLAEVATRPGPAPRRGVDASVAGAVFAVLGRPGLEPEEARRRVGRIALDHADADREASAEAERALLAGRGALIGTNAWPVEGELLITAVEAATGEPTVWDRTSGVPLVHAVAASSAFPAAEPPVSVQGRHYMDGALRAGANADLAAGARTVVVIEPLAHLNPREPLDRRPTADGARTADGARTVVTLAPDAEAVRAFGSDLNDRTNWAPAYLAGLAQAPATAERLRSVWQPGPGR, from the coding sequence GTGGAGCTCGAGACCTCAGCAGGATTCGACCGGGCACTCGTACTGGGGCCGGGAGGTGTGGTCGGAACCGCGTGGATGGCCGGGCTGGTCGGTGAACTGGTGCGCAGGGGTGTGGATCTCGGTGTCGCCGACCTGACGGTCGGCACGTCGGCCGGTGCGATCGTCGGCGCGATCCTGACCACCGGCCAGGACCTCGGCCGCCTCGCCGAGGTGGCGACGCGACCGGGTCCGGCCCCCCGGCGCGGGGTGGACGCCTCGGTCGCCGGCGCCGTGTTCGCCGTGCTCGGTCGGCCCGGACTGGAGCCCGAGGAGGCCCGGCGCCGGGTCGGCCGGATCGCACTCGACCATGCGGACGCCGACCGCGAGGCCTCCGCCGAGGCCGAACGGGCCCTGCTCGCGGGCCGGGGCGCCCTGATCGGCACGAACGCCTGGCCGGTGGAGGGTGAGTTGCTGATCACCGCGGTGGAGGCGGCCACGGGTGAGCCGACGGTGTGGGACCGCACGAGCGGTGTGCCGCTGGTGCACGCGGTGGCGGCGAGCAGCGCCTTCCCCGCGGCGGAACCGCCGGTCTCCGTCCAGGGACGGCACTACATGGACGGCGCCCTGCGCGCCGGCGCCAACGCGGACCTCGCGGCCGGAGCCCGCACGGTCGTCGTCATCGAGCCCCTGGCGCACCTGAATCCGCGCGAGCCGCTCGACCGGCGGCCGACGGCCGACGGGGCGCGGACGGCCGACGGGGCGCGGACCGTGGTGACCCTGGCTCCCGACGCGGAAGCGGTACGGGCGTTCGGCTCCGACCTGAACGACCGGACGAACTGGGCACCGGCCTACCTAGCCGGCCTCGCCCAGGCGCCCGCTACCGCCGAACGGCTCCGCTCCGTGTGGCAGCCCGGCCCCGGACGATGA
- a CDS encoding LacI family DNA-binding transcriptional regulator: protein MTPPAVTLLDVARAAGVSKSTVSDALQGSGRVAEATRDRVRAVAEELGYRPNSAARRLRRSSTGAVGLHLPQTATRLDYYMNLAFGAVQRAQEEGLDVVLLAPGGGASGPLASRVDGLLVIDPEIGDSAVPGLLDSGVPVVTGERYLGPSPAPAGAVVCDNAASLRALLDHVHERGARRPALLTPEGTSAWAQALRETAAAWGTSRRTEVALRTVPFAATEADTDAATRELLATDPGIDAVVCAPDGAAPGTLRAAAGLGRTVGADLLVASCVDGTANRSANPPVTAVDLRPADYGRACAELLCDILAGRAAPGTVRHHTSVLETRASTTGSQHP, encoded by the coding sequence GTGACCCCACCTGCCGTGACCCTGCTCGATGTCGCCCGCGCCGCCGGCGTCTCCAAGAGCACCGTCTCCGACGCGCTCCAGGGCTCCGGGCGGGTCGCGGAGGCCACCCGGGACCGGGTCCGCGCGGTCGCCGAGGAACTCGGCTACCGCCCCAACAGCGCCGCCCGCAGGCTGCGCCGCTCCAGCACCGGAGCCGTCGGCCTGCACCTGCCGCAGACCGCGACGCGGCTGGACTACTACATGAACCTGGCCTTCGGGGCCGTCCAGCGCGCCCAGGAGGAAGGACTCGACGTCGTCCTGCTCGCGCCGGGCGGCGGCGCCTCCGGCCCGCTCGCCTCCCGGGTCGACGGCCTCCTCGTCATCGACCCCGAGATCGGCGACAGCGCCGTCCCCGGACTCCTCGACTCCGGTGTCCCCGTCGTCACCGGCGAGCGCTACCTCGGCCCCTCCCCCGCCCCCGCCGGCGCGGTCGTCTGCGACAACGCCGCCTCGCTCCGGGCCCTCCTCGACCACGTGCACGAGCGCGGCGCCCGCCGCCCCGCCCTCCTCACGCCCGAGGGCACCTCCGCCTGGGCCCAGGCCCTGCGCGAGACGGCCGCCGCCTGGGGCACCTCGCGCCGGACCGAAGTCGCCCTGCGCACCGTCCCGTTCGCGGCGACCGAGGCCGACACCGACGCCGCCACCCGCGAGCTGCTCGCGACCGACCCCGGGATCGACGCCGTGGTCTGCGCCCCCGACGGAGCCGCGCCCGGAACCCTGCGCGCCGCGGCCGGCCTCGGCCGCACGGTGGGCGCCGACCTGCTGGTCGCCTCCTGCGTCGACGGCACCGCGAACCGGAGCGCGAACCCGCCCGTGACGGCGGTCGACCTGCGCCCTGCCGACTACGGGCGGGCCTGCGCGGAACTCCTCTGCGACATCCTCGCCGGCCGCGCCGCGCCCGGCACCGTCCGCCACCACACCTCGGTCCTCGAAACCAGGGCGTCCACCACCGGATCCCAGCACCCCTGA
- a CDS encoding nitrilase-related carbon-nitrogen hydrolase produces MTSYALLTSFGSPLGSPGRTQPGEREPLRVGLVQMRWYADAAERDNRLREGVALAAGQGAAVVCLPELTRSPYFCNTDDPMADGAARYLEDVESGPTVALAAELATELGITVHASLYERAEDGGLGYNTAVCVDPDGKLIARTRKNHIPAFPGYREDLCFRPGDSGFPVVAHEGARFGFPTCWDEWFPELARAYSLAGAEILVHPTAIGSEVDLPDFDTRPMWEHAISANGLANALFMIVPNRVGTEGRSTFYGSSFISDPYGRIMLRAPRDREAVLVADLDLDQRRDWLEFGLMRTRRPGIYGSLTERLDAPRA; encoded by the coding sequence GTGACCTCGTACGCGCTCCTCACCTCCTTCGGATCCCCGCTCGGTTCGCCGGGCCGCACCCAGCCCGGCGAACGCGAACCGCTGCGCGTCGGCCTCGTCCAGATGCGCTGGTACGCCGATGCCGCCGAGCGCGACAACCGGCTCCGCGAGGGCGTCGCCCTCGCCGCCGGGCAGGGCGCCGCCGTCGTCTGCCTCCCGGAGCTCACCCGCAGCCCCTACTTCTGCAACACCGACGACCCCATGGCCGACGGCGCCGCCCGTTACCTGGAGGACGTGGAGAGCGGCCCCACCGTCGCCCTCGCCGCAGAACTCGCCACCGAGCTCGGCATCACCGTCCACGCCTCCCTCTACGAGCGCGCCGAGGACGGCGGACTCGGCTACAACACCGCCGTCTGCGTGGACCCCGACGGCAAGCTGATCGCCCGGACCCGCAAGAACCACATCCCCGCCTTCCCCGGCTACCGCGAGGACCTGTGCTTCCGCCCCGGCGACAGCGGCTTCCCCGTCGTCGCCCACGAGGGCGCCCGCTTCGGCTTCCCCACCTGCTGGGACGAGTGGTTCCCCGAGCTGGCCCGCGCCTACTCCCTGGCCGGCGCCGAGATCCTCGTCCACCCCACCGCCATCGGCTCCGAGGTGGACCTGCCGGACTTCGACACGCGGCCCATGTGGGAGCACGCCATCAGCGCGAACGGACTGGCCAACGCCCTCTTCATGATCGTGCCCAACCGGGTCGGCACCGAAGGCCGTTCCACCTTCTACGGGTCCTCCTTCATCTCCGACCCCTACGGCCGGATCATGCTGCGCGCCCCGCGCGACCGCGAGGCCGTCCTCGTCGCCGACCTCGACCTCGACCAGCGCCGCGACTGGCTGGAGTTCGGCCTCATGCGCACCCGCCGCCCCGGGATCTACGGCAGCCTCACCGAACGGCTGGACGCGCCGCGGGCGTAA
- a CDS encoding IS5 family transposase (programmed frameshift): MGRGDLTDAEWERLRPFLPVSNRRCGRWRDHRQVIDGILHRVRTGVQWRDLPERFGPWKTVYERHRLWSGDGTWERLLQKVQAAADAAGEIDWDISVDSTIVRAHQHAAGARRPAAGPRLKGGRSPRTPGRNAVAEPRRPPGGGGAGGEGLGRSRGGFTTKLHLSADGRCRPLSLVVAPGQRADCTQFKPVLEKIRVPKPGPGRPRKKPDSVAADKAYSNGPCRQYLRSRGIRHTIPEKTDSQAARLRKGSRGGRPPAFDEERYKKRNTIERAINRLKQHRAVATRYDKRRYVYLGTATPAALTIWLRT; encoded by the exons ATGGGCCGGGGTGATCTGACGGATGCCGAGTGGGAACGGTTGCGGCCGTTCCTGCCGGTCAGCAACAGGCGTTGTGGCAGGTGGCGGGACCACCGGCAGGTGATCGACGGGATTCTGCACCGGGTTCGGACCGGCGTGCAGTGGCGTGACCTGCCCGAACGGTTCGGGCCGTGGAAGACCGTCTACGAACGCCACCGACTGTGGTCGGGTGACGGGACTTGGGAGCGTCTGCTCCAGAAGGTCCAGGCCGCAGCGGACGCGGCGGGTGAGATCGACTGGGACATCTCGGTCGACTCCACCATCGTGCGGGCTCATCAGCACGCGGCTGGCGCCCGC CGACCCGCCGCCGGCCCCCGCCTCAAAGGGGGACGAAGTCCCAGAACACCAGGGCGAAACGCCGTGGCAGAGCCTCGTCGCCCGCCTGGTGGAGGTGGTGCTGGAGGTGAGGGCCTGGGCCGCTCGCGCGGCGGGTTCACCACCAAGCTCCACCTGAGCGCGGATGGCCGCTGCCGCCCGCTGTCCCTGGTCGTCGCACCAGGTCAGCGGGCGGACTGCACCCAGTTCAAGCCGGTCCTGGAGAAGATTCGCGTCCCGAAACCCGGGCCCGGCCGACCGCGCAAGAAGCCGGACAGCGTCGCGGCCGACAAGGCCTACAGCAACGGACCCTGCCGCCAGTACCTGCGCAGCCGCGGCATCCGCCACACCATCCCGGAGAAAACCGACAGCCAGGCCGCCCGCCTGCGCAAAGGCTCACGCGGCGGACGGCCACCGGCCTTCGACGAAGAGCGCTACAAGAAACGCAACACCATCGAACGGGCCATCAACCGCCTCAAACAGCACCGGGCAGTCGCCACCCGATACGACAAACGCCGCTACGTCTACCTCGGCACCGCAACGCCCGCAGCCCTCACCATCTGGCTCCGAACATGA
- a CDS encoding PIG-L family deacetylase has product MSLARRTRLAALLAALSVGTAGMTAWAYGHGTERPQAAPEAVVTPSVTEGSALQVVAHPDDDLFFMNPDLSRSISTGIKVTTVYLTSGESDGRNEAHSPHLQDAAGPADRAAYAEARQNGIRAAYAQMATGDRASAWQRKSVPTAGGGSAEVDVLVARPHVNLVWMELREARSISGDNPESLRGLWDGRTPALGAQLTSGTPVKDWFSYTKDQTVAAIAGVFETYRPTTIRTQDPTPGRAEGGGAFLDHQDHMYGARFVQAAVERYAKTTARPHFSVQNYVSYPNSSLPPTLDPQTAEEKLGYLKTYAWTDHQDWCGSPAGCGDRKTATRPTGAGWSQTIRYSRGDGTSWMTEGVSGRLWAFAALDGRMAYWSRSGPQALWQGPEFLPGDGIDSGAAAVRLWDGRIGVFATRTTLGATPQEYGREIVYAVQNEVDGGFGPWRSLGTPDTVDTSGTSAISGPSVAVDPEGRITVYVRDSSRTLRARAQETPGGDFGAWQALGGAGLQGDPVTATDASGRRHVYAATAGSVLAWVQPAPDAPFGGPVPTGLPQTTGALSVRPEGDGVRLFFRRPGIGTVATSLARAGGPAPEFSPVAEAGGLGGYGAVGIAGDLLAGRAGAGTVGVAATDGPQSWQESQMLYTGAPAGVAEGAGTAVAAALGLDADLHVITTVPAGGAALPGGRTPAPWHRAVQPWTLAQAGRPGTTTAGGQPPR; this is encoded by the coding sequence ATGTCCCTGGCCCGCCGAACCCGACTCGCGGCCCTGCTCGCCGCGCTCTCCGTCGGCACCGCCGGAATGACGGCCTGGGCCTACGGACACGGGACCGAGCGTCCGCAGGCGGCCCCCGAGGCGGTGGTCACCCCCAGCGTGACCGAGGGCTCCGCCCTCCAGGTCGTCGCGCACCCCGACGACGACCTCTTCTTCATGAACCCCGACCTCAGCCGCTCCATATCGACCGGCATCAAGGTCACCACCGTCTACCTGACCTCCGGCGAGTCCGACGGCAGGAACGAGGCCCACAGCCCGCACCTGCAGGACGCCGCCGGCCCCGCCGACCGCGCCGCCTACGCCGAGGCCCGCCAGAACGGCATACGCGCCGCCTACGCGCAGATGGCCACCGGGGACCGCGCCAGCGCCTGGCAGCGCAAGTCCGTACCCACCGCCGGCGGCGGCAGCGCCGAAGTGGACGTCCTCGTCGCCCGGCCCCACGTCAACCTCGTATGGATGGAGCTGCGCGAGGCCCGCAGCATCTCCGGGGACAATCCGGAGAGCCTCCGCGGCCTGTGGGACGGCCGGACCCCCGCCCTCGGCGCGCAGCTGACCTCCGGAACCCCGGTCAAGGACTGGTTCTCCTACACCAAGGACCAGACCGTGGCCGCCATCGCGGGCGTGTTCGAGACGTACCGGCCGACGACGATACGCACGCAGGACCCGACCCCCGGCAGGGCGGAGGGCGGCGGCGCCTTCCTCGACCACCAGGACCACATGTACGGCGCCCGCTTCGTGCAGGCCGCCGTCGAGCGCTACGCCAAGACCACGGCCCGGCCGCACTTCTCGGTCCAGAACTACGTGAGCTACCCGAACAGCTCGCTGCCCCCGACGCTCGACCCGCAGACGGCCGAGGAGAAGCTCGGCTACCTCAAGACCTACGCCTGGACCGACCACCAGGACTGGTGCGGCAGCCCCGCCGGCTGCGGCGACCGCAAGACCGCGACCCGGCCCACCGGCGCCGGCTGGAGCCAGACCATCCGCTACAGCCGCGGCGACGGCACCTCCTGGATGACCGAGGGCGTCTCCGGACGGCTGTGGGCCTTCGCCGCGCTGGACGGCCGTATGGCGTACTGGTCGCGCAGCGGCCCGCAGGCCCTCTGGCAGGGCCCCGAGTTCCTGCCCGGTGACGGCATCGACTCCGGGGCGGCGGCCGTCCGCCTCTGGGACGGCCGGATCGGCGTGTTCGCCACCCGCACCACCCTCGGCGCGACGCCCCAGGAGTACGGCCGGGAGATCGTCTACGCCGTCCAGAACGAGGTCGACGGCGGATTCGGCCCGTGGCGGTCGCTGGGCACCCCGGACACCGTGGACACGTCCGGCACCTCGGCCATCAGCGGGCCGTCCGTCGCCGTGGACCCCGAGGGCCGGATCACGGTGTACGTCCGCGACTCCAGCCGGACGCTGCGCGCCCGGGCCCAGGAGACCCCCGGCGGCGACTTCGGCGCGTGGCAGGCCCTGGGCGGCGCCGGCCTCCAGGGCGACCCGGTCACCGCGACCGACGCGTCGGGGCGGCGCCACGTGTACGCGGCCACGGCCGGGTCCGTCCTGGCCTGGGTCCAGCCGGCACCGGACGCCCCCTTCGGCGGCCCCGTCCCGACCGGCCTGCCCCAGACGACGGGCGCGCTCTCGGTCCGCCCGGAGGGCGACGGCGTCCGCCTGTTCTTCCGCCGGCCCGGTATCGGCACCGTCGCCACGAGCCTGGCCCGCGCGGGCGGGCCCGCACCGGAGTTCTCCCCGGTCGCCGAGGCCGGCGGCCTGGGCGGCTACGGCGCCGTCGGCATCGCGGGCGACCTGCTCGCGGGCCGGGCGGGTGCGGGCACCGTCGGCGTGGCGGCCACCGACGGTCCGCAGTCCTGGCAGGAGTCCCAGATGCTGTACACGGGTGCCCCGGCCGGCGTGGCCGAGGGGGCCGGTACGGCCGTCGCCGCGGCGCTCGGCCTGGACGCCGACCTGCACGTCATCACAACCGTTCCCGCGGGCGGCGCCGCACTGCCCGGCGGCCGGACCCCCGCCCCGTGGCACCGGGCCGTCCAGCCCTGGACGCTCGCGCAGGCCGGCCGCCCGGGCACGACCACCGCCGGGGGACAGCCCCCTCGCTGA
- a CDS encoding glycoside hydrolase family 15: MPAALLVRWAAVTASVASVALPVCVAGSPVGRPSEEERRVFFVRPLGHQSHGDAEGRYAPLSMLIAPTVGLLSNTTAAEGVTPDGAGGARYVERSHVLRLLSGRWRYLPAGRTASVVVAPEDPTARLQIAESRAWLAAGRVPGSSAAQRAAAERALLAMRALLRPNGAMAAGWTPGWMYSWPRDSSFAAAAFAHTGHDAEAYRILRYSAATQRKDGTWDARTELDGSGPPDSRRWQLDANGWVPWATWQWYRTAPDSTRRARLTALYPMIRKAADHAAASLGADGLPPASPDYWEVMTTTANIGTAAPLLAGLNAAADLAGELDLPGDAARWSAAAGRLSTGISRTFAPLGYQRTVDGQHGRDSAVAFMAPPFNTAPADLPRALDTTYKALLLPSGGLTPGNDPTAPWGANAWTPSTSFFALAWAGTGQPAKARRVLDWVLAKRNPLGELPEKVDRAGRPSSVAPLAWTGSIVVLTLVALDGGALPAPPGRP; this comes from the coding sequence ATGCCTGCTGCCCTGCTCGTCCGCTGGGCGGCCGTCACGGCGTCCGTCGCGAGCGTCGCCCTCCCGGTGTGTGTCGCAGGGAGCCCCGTCGGCCGGCCCTCCGAGGAAGAGCGGCGGGTGTTCTTCGTCCGGCCCCTCGGACACCAGAGCCACGGCGATGCCGAGGGACGCTACGCGCCCCTGTCCATGCTGATCGCCCCCACCGTCGGGCTCCTCTCCAACACCACCGCCGCCGAAGGCGTCACACCTGACGGCGCCGGGGGCGCACGGTACGTCGAGCGGAGCCACGTACTGCGCCTGCTGTCCGGCCGGTGGCGGTACCTCCCCGCCGGCCGGACGGCGTCCGTCGTGGTGGCCCCGGAGGATCCGACGGCCCGTCTACAGATCGCGGAGAGCCGCGCCTGGCTGGCCGCCGGCCGGGTGCCCGGCAGCTCGGCGGCCCAGCGCGCGGCCGCCGAGCGGGCCCTGCTGGCCATGCGCGCCCTGCTGCGGCCGAACGGGGCCATGGCTGCGGGCTGGACTCCCGGCTGGATGTACTCCTGGCCGCGCGACTCCAGCTTCGCCGCCGCGGCGTTCGCCCACACCGGCCACGACGCCGAGGCCTACCGGATCCTGCGCTACAGCGCCGCGACCCAGCGCAAGGACGGCACCTGGGACGCGCGGACGGAACTCGACGGGTCCGGCCCGCCGGACAGCAGGCGGTGGCAGCTCGACGCCAACGGCTGGGTCCCGTGGGCCACCTGGCAGTGGTACCGGACGGCGCCCGACTCCACCCGCCGCGCCCGGCTGACCGCCCTCTACCCCATGATCCGCAAGGCGGCCGACCACGCGGCGGCCTCCCTCGGGGCGGACGGGCTGCCCCCGGCCTCCCCGGACTACTGGGAGGTGATGACGACCACCGCCAACATCGGTACGGCCGCACCCCTGCTCGCCGGGCTCAACGCCGCCGCGGACCTCGCCGGCGAGCTGGACCTGCCGGGGGACGCGGCCCGCTGGTCCGCCGCCGCCGGGCGGCTCTCCACCGGGATCTCCCGGACGTTCGCCCCCCTCGGCTATCAGCGCACCGTCGACGGACAGCACGGACGGGACAGCGCGGTGGCCTTCATGGCGCCCCCCTTCAACACGGCCCCGGCCGACCTGCCCCGGGCGCTGGACACCACGTACAAGGCGCTGCTGCTGCCCAGCGGGGGGCTCACCCCCGGGAACGATCCGACCGCGCCCTGGGGTGCGAACGCCTGGACCCCCAGCACCTCGTTCTTCGCCCTCGCCTGGGCGGGTACGGGGCAGCCGGCGAAGGCCCGGCGGGTCCTGGACTGGGTCCTCGCCAAGCGGAACCCGCTCGGGGAGCTGCCCGAGAAGGTGGACCGGGCGGGCAGGCCCTCGTCGGTCGCACCACTGGCGTGGACGGGCTCGATCGTCGTCCTCACGCTGGTGGCACTCGACGGCGGGGCGCTCCCCGCACCACCCGGGAGGCCGTAG